A genome region from Pseudomonas pergaminensis includes the following:
- a CDS encoding autotransporter outer membrane beta-barrel domain-containing protein, producing the protein MTSITSHRFRLSRLSSIIKLMAVAPLYLLSEQALSAVVVDGNVGSGKHDVYPGTGATDYIAQNGATLTVHDGATVKEIRATTGSNLTMTGATVTSAHASQAAITLANSNAVITGTKITSHFSGGLSVARQPGTTTGSYAQVNGSEVIGATWGANVTSHSLLELNNSTLTGQSRQGLALQGGAAIATGSEIIGATSGVVMTGESLSVPATPQLTLDGSRVVGLNGPAISVERPFTAEIDVRNGSTLVGGNGNMLELTGGGNANMRVNNSALTGNIQVGTGSALDLSLDHAIMNGDVINNGGSASVGLSNGSILTGRLENVDKLAINSDATWVMVDNQQVGDLSLSGGNVKFGDPGVFYQLDVENLSGNGTFIMTADFATLTGDFLNVTGTSSGDHKLLIASSGADPLSDDRLHVVHTADGGAKFSLLGDRVDVGTYSYSLVNDNEGKDWLLDPDSKVISPSTHSVLALANAAPSVLYGEMTNLRTRMGELRHSDGKSSGLWSRTYGNKFEVNNRDKGVQYNQVQRGFTLGADVPLSGGDGQWLAGFLAGHSTSDLDLNRGSKATVNSYYAGGYATWLDAESGFYFDGVLKFNRLHNESNVAMSDGKKAKGNYTQNAVTASAEVGRHIKLDDGFFVEPYGQLATAIIQRQSYELDNGLQAKGARTASVVGKAGVTAGRDIQLDGGSVLQPYLRTAVAHEFNQSNKVSVNGNSFNNDLSGTRVEMAAGLAMAVSKNWKVHADVERSMGKSVDQPWGVNVGVRYDF; encoded by the coding sequence ATGACTTCTATTACTTCCCATCGTTTTCGCTTGTCGCGTTTATCGTCAATCATCAAACTCATGGCGGTTGCCCCGCTCTACTTACTGAGCGAGCAAGCACTCTCCGCGGTCGTCGTAGACGGTAATGTCGGTAGCGGCAAACATGACGTCTATCCCGGTACAGGCGCTACCGATTACATTGCCCAGAACGGTGCGACGCTCACTGTCCACGACGGCGCGACGGTCAAGGAAATCCGGGCTACGACCGGCTCCAATCTGACCATGACCGGTGCCACCGTGACCTCGGCACACGCCTCCCAGGCGGCGATTACCCTGGCCAACTCGAACGCAGTCATCACCGGCACAAAGATTACCAGCCATTTCAGCGGCGGCTTGAGCGTGGCTCGCCAGCCGGGCACGACGACTGGTTCCTACGCACAGGTCAATGGCAGCGAAGTCATCGGTGCAACCTGGGGAGCCAACGTCACCTCCCATAGCCTGCTGGAGCTGAATAACTCTACGTTGACAGGGCAAAGCCGGCAGGGCTTGGCGCTGCAGGGGGGCGCGGCGATTGCAACCGGCAGTGAAATTATAGGGGCTACCAGTGGTGTGGTAATGACGGGTGAGAGCCTGAGCGTGCCTGCAACGCCTCAATTGACCCTGGATGGTTCGCGGGTGGTTGGGCTCAATGGTCCGGCAATCAGCGTAGAGCGACCGTTCACTGCTGAAATCGACGTGCGCAATGGCTCCACCCTGGTCGGCGGCAACGGCAACATGCTCGAGCTGACGGGGGGCGGCAACGCCAACATGCGCGTCAACAACAGCGCCCTGACCGGCAACATCCAAGTGGGCACCGGCAGCGCCCTGGACCTGAGCCTCGACCACGCCATTATGAACGGCGACGTGATCAACAACGGCGGCAGCGCCAGCGTCGGCCTGAGCAACGGCTCGATCCTAACTGGCCGTCTGGAGAACGTCGACAAGCTGGCGATCAATAGCGACGCCACCTGGGTGATGGTCGACAACCAGCAAGTGGGCGACCTGTCCCTGAGCGGCGGCAACGTCAAGTTCGGCGACCCGGGCGTGTTCTATCAACTGGACGTGGAAAACCTGTCGGGCAACGGCACCTTCATCATGACGGCGGATTTCGCCACCTTGACCGGTGACTTCCTTAACGTTACCGGGACGTCGTCGGGTGACCACAAACTGCTGATCGCCAGCAGCGGTGCCGACCCCTTGAGCGATGATCGCCTGCACGTGGTACACACCGCAGATGGCGGCGCCAAGTTCAGCCTGCTGGGTGACCGCGTGGACGTGGGGACCTACTCCTACAGCCTGGTCAACGACAACGAAGGCAAAGACTGGCTGCTGGACCCGGACAGCAAGGTCATCAGCCCGAGTACCCACTCCGTTCTGGCTCTGGCCAACGCAGCGCCGAGCGTGCTCTACGGTGAAATGACCAACCTGCGTACCCGCATGGGGGAGTTGCGTCACAGCGATGGCAAGTCCAGCGGCTTGTGGAGCCGTACGTACGGCAACAAGTTTGAAGTGAACAACCGCGATAAAGGTGTGCAGTACAACCAGGTCCAGCGTGGCTTCACCCTGGGTGCCGACGTACCGTTGTCCGGCGGCGACGGTCAATGGCTGGCAGGCTTCCTGGCCGGTCACAGCACCTCCGACCTGGACCTGAACCGTGGCAGCAAAGCCACCGTCAACAGCTACTACGCCGGTGGTTACGCCACGTGGCTGGACGCTGAGAGCGGCTTCTACTTCGATGGCGTGCTCAAGTTCAACCGCTTGCACAACGAGTCCAACGTGGCAATGAGTGACGGCAAGAAAGCCAAGGGCAACTATACGCAGAATGCGGTAACCGCCTCGGCCGAAGTGGGCCGCCACATCAAGCTGGACGACGGCTTCTTCGTGGAACCTTACGGCCAATTGGCCACGGCGATCATCCAGCGCCAGAGCTACGAGCTGGATAACGGCCTGCAAGCCAAGGGCGCGCGTACCGCTTCGGTGGTGGGCAAGGCCGGTGTGACCGCCGGGCGTGACATCCAACTGGACGGAGGCAGTGTGTTGCAGCCGTACTTGCGCACTGCCGTTGCCCATGAGTTCAACCAGAGCAACAAGGTGTCGGTGAACGGCAACAGCTTCAACAACGATTTGTCGGGTACCCGGGTTGAAATGGCAGCTGGTCTGGCCATGGCTGTGTCGAAGAACTGGAAGGTTCACGCCGATGTAGAGCGCAGCATGGGCAAGAGTGTTGATCAGCCGTGGGGGGTGAATGTGGGGGTGCGGTATGATTTCTAA
- the ung gene encoding uracil-DNA glycosylase, with the protein MTDDDRIKLEPSWKHALRDEFEKPYMAQLREFLRQEHAAGKEIYPPGPLIFNALNSTPLDKVKVVILGQDPYHGPGQAHGLCFSVQPGVPAPPSLVNIYKELKRDLNIDIPNHGYLQSWADQGVLMLNTTMTVERANANAHAGKGWQFFTDRIIEVVSEHQPHLVFLLWGAHAQGKQKLIDATKHLVLTSVHPSPLSAYRGFLGCGHFSRTNKFLEQNGEMPIEWRLPPV; encoded by the coding sequence ATGACCGACGATGACCGTATCAAACTCGAACCCAGCTGGAAACACGCGCTGCGTGACGAGTTCGAGAAGCCCTACATGGCTCAGCTGCGCGAATTCCTGCGCCAGGAACACGCCGCCGGCAAAGAGATCTACCCGCCCGGCCCGCTGATTTTCAACGCACTCAACTCCACACCGCTGGACAAGGTCAAGGTGGTGATCCTCGGCCAAGACCCGTACCACGGCCCCGGCCAGGCCCATGGGTTGTGCTTCTCGGTGCAACCGGGCGTGCCGGCGCCGCCGTCGCTGGTCAACATCTACAAAGAGCTCAAGCGCGACCTGAACATCGACATCCCCAACCACGGCTACCTGCAAAGCTGGGCCGACCAGGGCGTGCTGATGCTCAACACCACCATGACCGTCGAGCGCGCCAATGCCAACGCCCATGCGGGCAAGGGCTGGCAGTTCTTTACCGACCGCATTATCGAGGTGGTCAGCGAGCACCAGCCGCATCTGGTGTTTTTGCTATGGGGCGCGCATGCCCAGGGTAAGCAGAAGTTGATCGACGCGACCAAGCACCTGGTGCTTACCTCGGTGCACCCGTCGCCGTTGTCGGCGTATCGCGGGTTTTTGGGTTGCGGGCATTTCAGCCGGACCAACAAGTTTCTTGAGCAGAATGGCGAGATGCCGATCGAGTGGCGGTTACCGCCGGTCTGA
- a CDS encoding methyl-accepting chemotaxis protein, which translates to MKISTKLLLSFLLCALVTLAVGLLGIKGVVRLSTALELTFSNNLVSVSNTAATLNGLVAHNRGLYRLMDASRGDVSPQDRDRVRQDIAQELKRSQASYASYRATPLEDDERAAGDKLDQIWPSYISNSERIMALLDGGQVDQARAQLNTSNNELFRQARELIRIMIESNNRQIKEGAVAADELRNSALTWMIGGIVLAFLIAIIIGMLITRLITRPIAQAVQSAQRIAQGDLTQAIITERTDEAGQLLMALSDMQGGLKSTLVEIANASDQLASAAEELSAVTDESSRSLTRQNDEIQQAATAVNQMTAAVDEVASNAVSTSEASRQATTEAEDGRQQVEQAVSGMSSMVVEINDSTQSVADLAGQVREIGKVIDVIRGIADQTNLLALNAAIEAARAGEQGRGFAVVADEVRALAHRTQTSTVDIEKMIGEVQTGADDAVAAMNKSLTWANNTQTLAQNAGEALQRITASVAKINERNLVIASASEEQAQVAREVDRNLLNIQDLSTQTAAGAHQTNASSQDLSRLATSFNVLVSKFQL; encoded by the coding sequence ATGAAGATTTCAACCAAACTGCTGCTCTCGTTTCTACTGTGTGCGCTGGTCACCCTGGCGGTGGGCCTGCTGGGAATCAAAGGGGTGGTTCGCCTCTCCACGGCGTTGGAACTGACGTTTTCCAACAACCTGGTTTCGGTGAGCAACACGGCCGCCACGCTCAACGGCCTGGTGGCCCACAACCGCGGCCTGTACCGCTTGATGGATGCCAGCAGAGGCGACGTTTCCCCACAGGACCGCGACCGCGTGCGCCAGGACATCGCCCAGGAACTCAAGCGTAGCCAAGCGTCCTACGCCTCTTACCGCGCAACGCCGCTGGAAGATGACGAACGGGCAGCGGGAGACAAACTTGACCAGATCTGGCCCAGCTACATCAGCAACTCTGAACGCATCATGGCACTGCTCGACGGCGGCCAAGTCGACCAGGCCCGGGCCCAGCTCAATACCAGCAACAATGAACTGTTCCGCCAGGCGCGTGAGCTGATCCGCATAATGATCGAGTCCAATAACCGCCAGATCAAGGAAGGCGCGGTCGCAGCCGATGAGCTGCGCAACAGTGCATTGACGTGGATGATCGGCGGCATTGTGCTTGCCTTCCTCATTGCGATCATCATCGGTATGTTGATCACCCGCCTGATCACCCGCCCTATCGCTCAAGCCGTGCAGAGCGCACAGCGCATTGCCCAGGGCGACCTGACCCAGGCCATCATCACCGAGCGCACCGACGAAGCCGGGCAACTGCTGATGGCGCTGTCGGACATGCAAGGCGGCCTGAAAAGTACCCTCGTGGAAATCGCCAACGCGTCCGACCAGCTTGCATCGGCGGCCGAGGAACTGAGTGCGGTCACCGATGAAAGCAGCCGCAGCCTGACCCGCCAGAATGATGAGATCCAACAAGCAGCCACCGCCGTCAACCAGATGACCGCCGCCGTGGACGAAGTGGCCAGCAACGCTGTCTCGACCTCTGAAGCCTCGCGCCAGGCCACCACCGAGGCCGAAGATGGCCGCCAGCAAGTGGAACAGGCGGTGTCCGGCATGAGTTCGATGGTGGTCGAGATTAACGACTCCACACAATCGGTTGCAGACCTTGCCGGCCAGGTGCGAGAGATCGGCAAGGTGATCGATGTGATCCGAGGCATTGCCGACCAGACCAACTTGCTGGCCCTCAACGCCGCCATTGAAGCCGCCCGCGCGGGTGAGCAAGGGCGTGGGTTTGCGGTGGTCGCCGATGAAGTGCGGGCGTTGGCTCATCGCACCCAGACGTCCACGGTGGATATTGAAAAGATGATTGGTGAAGTACAGACCGGCGCCGACGATGCGGTCGCGGCAATGAACAAGAGCCTGACCTGGGCCAACAATACCCAGACCCTGGCGCAGAACGCCGGCGAAGCGTTGCAACGCATCACCGCCAGTGTGGCGAAGATCAATGAGCGCAACCTGGTGATTGCCTCTGCCTCGGAGGAACAGGCCCAGGTGGCCCGCGAGGTGGACCGCAACCTGTTGAACATTCAGGACCTGTCTACCCAGACGGCCGCCGGAGCCCATCAGACCAACGCCTCCAGCCAGGACCTGTCGCGCCTGGCCACCTCGTTCAACGTACTGGTCAGCAAGTTCCAGCTCTAA
- a CDS encoding enoyl-CoA hydratase/isomerase family protein → MNLHFEELTGSDGARIGIASLDAEKSLNALSLPMILALGDRLDTWAKDPNIVCVLLRGNGSKAFCAGGEVRSLAQACREQPGVVPTLAAQFFAAEYRLDYRLHTYPKPLICWGHGYVLGGGMGLLQSAAVRIVTPSSRLAMPEISIGLYPDVGASWFLSRLPGKLGLFLGLTGAHINGRDALDLGLADRFLRDDQQDELLDGLLQLNWQEQTSMQLNSLLKALAQEAVEQQPEAQWLPRRAQIDEWLDVGDVRCAWRALSQLREHTDPLFSRAGKTLSEGCPLTAHLVWEQIQRGRHLSLAQVFQMEYTLSLNCCRHPEFSEGVRARLIDKDQTPHWHWPDITAIPEAVVQAHFNKAWEGRHPLADLSDY, encoded by the coding sequence ATGAACCTGCACTTCGAAGAGCTGACCGGCAGCGACGGTGCCCGCATCGGCATCGCCAGCCTCGACGCTGAAAAATCCCTCAATGCCCTTTCCTTGCCGATGATCCTCGCCCTGGGCGACCGCCTGGACACCTGGGCCAAGGACCCGAACATCGTTTGTGTACTGCTGCGCGGCAACGGCTCCAAGGCGTTTTGCGCCGGGGGTGAAGTGCGCAGCCTTGCGCAGGCCTGTCGGGAACAGCCTGGCGTGGTGCCAACCCTGGCGGCGCAATTTTTTGCGGCGGAATACCGTTTGGATTATCGCCTGCACACCTACCCTAAACCGCTGATCTGCTGGGGTCACGGCTACGTGCTGGGCGGCGGCATGGGCCTGTTGCAAAGTGCCGCCGTGCGCATCGTTACACCGAGCAGCCGGTTGGCCATGCCAGAGATCAGCATCGGCCTGTACCCGGACGTCGGTGCCAGCTGGTTCCTGTCACGCCTGCCGGGCAAGCTCGGGTTGTTCCTGGGCCTCACAGGCGCCCATATCAATGGCCGCGACGCTTTGGACCTGGGCCTGGCCGACCGCTTCCTGCGCGACGACCAGCAAGACGAACTGCTCGACGGCCTGCTGCAACTGAACTGGCAGGAACAGACCTCGATGCAGCTCAACAGTCTTCTCAAGGCGTTGGCCCAGGAAGCCGTCGAGCAACAACCGGAGGCACAATGGCTGCCACGCCGGGCGCAGATCGACGAATGGCTGGACGTGGGCGATGTGCGGTGTGCCTGGCGGGCCTTGAGCCAACTGCGCGAACACACTGACCCGCTGTTCAGCCGGGCCGGCAAGACGCTCAGCGAAGGCTGCCCATTGACCGCACACCTGGTGTGGGAGCAGATCCAGCGTGGCCGGCATCTGTCACTGGCGCAGGTGTTCCAGATGGAATACACCCTGAGCCTCAATTGCTGCCGTCACCCCGAATTCAGCGAAGGCGTGCGTGCGCGGCTGATCGACAAGGACCAGACGCCGCATTGGCATTGGCCGGATATCACTGCGATTCCGGAGGCGGTGGTGCAGGCGCATTTCAATAAGGCGTGGGAAGGTCGCCACCCCTTGGCCGACCTGTCCGATTACTAA